Proteins encoded in a region of the Deinococcus aestuarii genome:
- a CDS encoding HDIG domain-containing metalloprotein: MSAPSFCARLSRKVRGYVGKVGRLTRSLSAAHAHPDDAWAAAYLTPAERRVYLGMDPRDREHACRVARHLLRDHPRAASDLVAAALLHDCGKSIRPYRVVERVLVGLVPNRLARVVPLGPLAVRADHPELGAELLARMGARPRVARLVARHHHAGGDPDAALLHHYDDLE, from the coding sequence ATGTCGGCCCCCAGTTTCTGCGCCCGTCTGAGCCGCAAGGTCCGGGGATACGTGGGCAAGGTCGGGAGGTTGACGCGCAGCCTGAGTGCGGCGCACGCCCACCCCGACGACGCCTGGGCCGCCGCCTATCTCACCCCCGCCGAGCGGCGCGTGTACCTGGGCATGGACCCGCGCGACCGTGAGCACGCCTGCCGGGTGGCCCGCCACCTCCTGCGCGACCACCCACGGGCCGCGTCCGACCTCGTCGCCGCCGCCCTGCTCCACGACTGCGGCAAGAGCATCCGGCCCTACCGGGTCGTCGAGCGGGTGCTCGTGGGGCTGGTGCCCAACCGCCTGGCCCGGGTCGTGCCGCTCGGGCCCCTCGCCGTACGCGCCGACCACCCCGAACTCGGCGCCGAACTCCTCGCGCGGATGGGGGCCCGGCCCCGCGTCGCCCGCCTCGTCGCCCGGCACCACCACGCGGGCGGCGACCCCGACGCGGCGCTCCTCCACCACTACGACGACCTGGAGTGA
- the trxB gene encoding thioredoxin-disulfide reductase, whose protein sequence is MTSAPQDYDVVIVGGGPAGLTAAIYTGRANLKTLVLEKGLPGGQIAQTEDVENYPGFPEPISGMELSQRMVQQAEKFGARIEMEEVEAIECVPAEHGHAFTVRGYGGTYRARSVILATGANPKRLNVPGEEHFWGKGVSTCATCDGFFYRGKKVVVIGGGDAAVEEGLFLTKFAEEVTLIHRRDTLRANKVAQARAFASPKMNFIWDTAVEEIQGEDSVMGVRLRNLKTGEVQDMPTDGVFIFIGHVPNTDFVQGTVKLREDGYVEVTDEIYTSVPLLFAAGDVSDYVYRQLATSVGAGTRAAMSAERALAALEVEQGTVAADD, encoded by the coding sequence ATGACGAGCGCTCCCCAGGACTACGACGTGGTGATTGTCGGCGGCGGTCCCGCCGGGTTGACGGCGGCCATCTACACGGGCCGCGCCAACCTGAAGACCCTGGTTCTCGAAAAGGGCCTGCCCGGCGGCCAGATCGCGCAGACCGAGGACGTGGAGAACTACCCCGGCTTTCCCGAGCCCATCAGCGGGATGGAACTCTCGCAGCGCATGGTGCAGCAGGCGGAGAAGTTCGGCGCGCGGATCGAGATGGAGGAGGTCGAGGCCATCGAGTGTGTGCCCGCCGAGCACGGCCACGCCTTCACCGTGCGCGGGTACGGCGGCACCTACCGTGCCCGCAGCGTGATCCTCGCCACCGGGGCCAACCCCAAGCGGCTCAACGTGCCCGGCGAGGAGCACTTCTGGGGCAAGGGCGTGAGCACCTGCGCCACCTGCGACGGCTTCTTCTACCGGGGCAAGAAGGTGGTCGTGATCGGCGGCGGCGACGCGGCGGTCGAGGAGGGCCTCTTCCTCACCAAGTTCGCCGAGGAGGTCACCCTGATCCACCGCCGGGACACCCTGCGCGCGAACAAGGTCGCGCAGGCCCGGGCGTTTGCCAGCCCCAAGATGAACTTCATCTGGGACACGGCGGTCGAGGAGATCCAGGGCGAGGACAGCGTCATGGGCGTGCGGCTGAGAAACCTCAAGACGGGCGAGGTGCAGGACATGCCCACCGACGGCGTGTTCATCTTCATCGGGCACGTGCCGAACACCGACTTCGTGCAGGGCACCGTGAAGCTGCGTGAGGACGGCTACGTCGAGGTGACGGACGAGATCTACACCAGCGTGCCCCTGCTCTTCGCGGCGGGCGACGTGTCGGACTACGTGTACCGCCAGCTCGCCACCAGCGTGGGCGCCGGGACCCGCGCCGCGATGAGCGCCGAGCGGGCCCTCGCCGCGCTGGAGGTCGAGCAGGGGACGGTGGCGGCGGACGACTGA
- a CDS encoding 30S ribosomal protein S1, giving the protein MEDQTQTPAAEGGTIQPTPGTDQTSEGQTDTPTTETSSAPVAQATSAQASATPASTDDRDYPAMTMEDVLASEATEHQAVSRGDIVDGTVVFIGQEGIAVDVGAKVEGTIPLNQIAEEPVTLEEAQGMYKPGDKIEAYVVRVDLANSQIVLSKKRADQDKGWRVLERMQERDEAFEVEVLEKVRGGLVAQVEGIRAFLPASQVDTRRVNDLDPYVGKPLMVKLIELNRKRNRVIISHRAIMEAQKAQAREQTIGKLVPGATFEGEVVEITDFGVFVNLGGIDGLVHRSELTYGRFNHPRDVVKVGDKVQVQVIDVDEGRERINLSMKSLTEDPWQGAVEKYHIGQRVRGKVTNLTNFGAFVELEPGLEGLVHVSEMSWTKRVRHPNEVMKEGDEVEAVILRIDPKERRISLGIRQTTDDPWSALPDRYPPGTPVKGKITGMTDFGVFMEIEEGIEGLIHISELDTQRVNNPADLFKKGDEIEAVILNIDPVEQRASLSRRRALGGGGGPVRDFVSQGGGSRSDRYSGGGQGGGNRGGGRGGRGGGADYTFNAKDASQGGGKISTKLGDVYADLFAQFGLGGDKKDDAKTEGGQDEKQGE; this is encoded by the coding sequence ATGGAAGACCAGACCCAGACCCCCGCCGCAGAGGGCGGGACCATTCAGCCCACGCCGGGCACCGACCAGACCAGCGAGGGGCAGACGGACACCCCGACCACCGAGACGAGCAGCGCTCCGGTGGCCCAGGCGACTTCCGCTCAGGCGAGCGCCACGCCGGCCAGCACCGACGACCGCGACTATCCCGCGATGACGATGGAGGACGTGCTCGCCAGCGAGGCGACCGAGCACCAGGCCGTGTCGCGGGGCGACATCGTGGACGGCACGGTCGTGTTCATCGGCCAGGAGGGCATCGCCGTGGACGTCGGCGCGAAGGTGGAGGGCACGATTCCCCTCAACCAGATCGCCGAGGAGCCCGTCACGCTCGAAGAAGCCCAGGGGATGTACAAGCCCGGTGACAAGATCGAGGCGTACGTCGTGCGGGTGGACCTCGCCAACAGCCAGATCGTCTTGTCCAAGAAGCGGGCCGATCAGGACAAGGGCTGGCGCGTGCTGGAGCGGATGCAGGAGCGCGACGAGGCCTTCGAGGTCGAGGTGCTCGAAAAGGTGCGCGGCGGGCTCGTCGCGCAGGTCGAGGGCATCCGGGCCTTCCTCCCGGCCTCGCAGGTGGACACCCGGCGGGTGAACGACCTCGACCCCTACGTCGGCAAGCCGCTGATGGTCAAGCTGATCGAGCTCAACCGCAAGCGCAACCGGGTGATCATCAGCCACCGCGCGATCATGGAAGCCCAGAAGGCCCAGGCGCGCGAGCAGACCATCGGCAAGCTCGTGCCCGGCGCGACCTTCGAGGGCGAGGTCGTCGAGATCACCGACTTCGGCGTCTTTGTGAACCTCGGCGGCATCGACGGGCTGGTGCACCGCAGTGAGCTCACCTACGGCCGCTTCAACCACCCCCGCGACGTGGTCAAGGTGGGCGACAAGGTGCAGGTGCAGGTGATCGACGTGGACGAGGGGCGCGAGCGCATCAACCTCTCGATGAAGTCGCTGACCGAGGACCCCTGGCAGGGCGCGGTGGAGAAGTACCACATCGGCCAGCGGGTGCGGGGCAAGGTCACCAACCTCACCAACTTCGGGGCGTTCGTGGAGCTGGAGCCCGGCCTGGAAGGGCTGGTGCACGTCAGCGAGATGAGCTGGACGAAGCGGGTGCGTCACCCCAACGAGGTGATGAAGGAGGGCGACGAGGTCGAGGCCGTCATCCTGCGGATCGACCCCAAGGAGCGCCGGATCAGCCTGGGCATTCGCCAGACGACGGACGATCCCTGGAGCGCGCTGCCCGACCGCTACCCGCCCGGCACGCCCGTCAAGGGCAAGATCACCGGCATGACCGACTTCGGCGTCTTCATGGAGATCGAGGAAGGGATCGAGGGCCTGATCCACATCAGCGAACTCGACACCCAGCGGGTGAACAACCCCGCCGACCTCTTCAAGAAGGGTGACGAGATCGAGGCCGTGATCCTGAACATCGACCCCGTGGAGCAGCGCGCGAGCCTCTCGCGGCGCCGGGCGCTCGGCGGCGGGGGCGGCCCTGTGCGCGACTTCGTCAGCCAGGGCGGTGGCTCGCGCAGCGACCGGTACAGCGGGGGCGGCCAGGGCGGCGGCAACCGTGGTGGCGGGCGCGGCGGACGTGGCGGCGGCGCCGACTACACCTTCAACGCCAAGGACGCGTCCCAGGGCGGCGGCAAGATCAGCACGAAGCTGGGCGACGTGTACGCCGACCTCTTCGCGCAGTTCGGCCTCGGCGGCGACAAGAAGGACGACGCCAAGACCGAGGGCGGCCAGGACGAGAAGCAGGGCGAGTAA
- a CDS encoding DNA internalization-related competence protein ComEC/Rec2, producing the protein MPGRHAAAPVARPSTVSPTRATSGRLAWSIPLACGVIGGILLGLGVGWGLLAGGLGVALAVFDGRAVLALLALLGTGLGFGSQRLNAARPDHMAPWVGAQVTLTGDWDGQFLSLEDPPARVAVSPKPRVPPGRVVLSGRLVRPEGQDVPGGFDQAAWLRGQGGLLVPTPTTVLVGARVRQSTPEGGLRGWFRQGLTAGLGQREAALMQAVELGDRGDIGREDFGEGYSVRDAFARSGLSHLMALSGQNVALLTGAVIWLLMWLRVPLGWRYAGALLFLIPYLLLVGVSPSILRAVLMGGAVLLGYAIGRGRPDPSGVIALAASVCLLPFPLWLLDVGFQLSFLAVLGLTLSGQAAARLPERWPLWLRLALVATVLAELATLPVIAGNFGQLPLVGLPANLIAGVIMAALVPLGFMAGLLGPLAVLVNWLTGLLAAALLGVVEVFGRAPVLTWGEVGPAGVVAYAVTALAGVLWLRGRLRAPVALGTLLACALLTVLPGLLKPARELVFLDVGQGDATLLRAPGLTVLVDGGGSVGSDYDVGGRTVVPALRALGVRSLGVVVATHADTDHIEGLPSVLRALPVGELWIGQRKQGDPVLRDLLTVAREEGVPVREVRRGDTVTASGVTLTVLWPAGQGWSPEDNENSVALRVESRGFRAALIGDLPTPVEARLGVGDLDLLKAAHHGSRHSTGTDILRESTPADVLLSVGRNTYGHPHPDVLSRVGEVGARVWRTDRLGTVRWPLP; encoded by the coding sequence ATGCCCGGAAGACACGCCGCCGCGCCCGTCGCCCGACCGTCCACCGTCAGCCCTACCCGGGCCACCTCCGGGCGTCTCGCGTGGTCCATCCCGCTCGCCTGCGGGGTCATCGGCGGCATCCTGCTCGGGCTGGGGGTGGGGTGGGGCCTGCTCGCGGGAGGGCTCGGCGTGGCCCTCGCCGTGTTCGACGGGCGGGCCGTGCTGGCGCTCCTCGCGCTCCTGGGCACGGGACTCGGCTTCGGCTCGCAGCGCCTGAACGCCGCGAGGCCCGACCACATGGCCCCCTGGGTGGGCGCCCAGGTCACGCTGACGGGCGACTGGGACGGCCAGTTCCTCAGCCTCGAAGACCCGCCCGCCCGGGTGGCCGTTTCCCCCAAACCGCGCGTCCCGCCGGGCCGGGTCGTGCTGAGCGGTCGCCTCGTGCGTCCCGAGGGTCAGGACGTACCGGGCGGCTTCGATCAGGCGGCATGGCTGCGGGGTCAGGGGGGCCTCCTCGTGCCCACGCCCACCACCGTCCTCGTCGGCGCCCGGGTGAGGCAGAGTACGCCCGAGGGGGGCCTGCGCGGCTGGTTTCGTCAGGGCCTGACCGCCGGGCTGGGCCAGCGTGAGGCCGCCCTGATGCAGGCCGTCGAACTCGGCGACCGGGGCGACATCGGGCGCGAGGACTTCGGGGAGGGGTATTCGGTACGCGACGCCTTCGCCCGGTCGGGCCTCTCGCACCTGATGGCCCTCAGCGGGCAGAACGTCGCCCTGCTGACGGGCGCCGTCATCTGGTTGCTGATGTGGCTGCGGGTGCCGCTGGGGTGGCGGTACGCGGGGGCGCTCCTTTTCCTGATCCCCTACCTGCTGCTCGTCGGCGTGTCCCCCAGCATCCTCCGCGCCGTGCTGATGGGCGGCGCGGTGCTGCTCGGCTACGCCATCGGGCGCGGGCGGCCCGACCCCTCCGGCGTGATCGCCCTCGCCGCTTCTGTATGCCTGCTGCCCTTTCCGCTGTGGCTGCTCGACGTGGGCTTCCAGCTCTCCTTCCTGGCGGTGCTCGGCCTGACGCTCTCCGGGCAAGCGGCGGCGCGCCTCCCGGAGCGGTGGCCGCTGTGGCTGCGCCTCGCCCTCGTCGCGACCGTCCTCGCGGAACTCGCCACCCTGCCGGTCATCGCCGGGAACTTCGGCCAATTGCCCCTCGTGGGCCTGCCCGCCAACCTGATCGCCGGGGTGATCATGGCCGCGCTCGTGCCCCTGGGGTTTATGGCGGGCCTGCTCGGTCCGCTCGCCGTCCTCGTGAACTGGCTGACCGGCCTCCTCGCGGCGGCCCTGCTCGGCGTGGTCGAGGTGTTCGGACGCGCCCCCGTCCTGACCTGGGGCGAGGTGGGCCCGGCGGGCGTGGTCGCCTACGCCGTGACGGCCCTCGCGGGGGTGCTGTGGCTGCGGGGCCGCCTCCGTGCCCCGGTCGCCCTCGGCACGCTCCTCGCCTGCGCCCTCCTCACCGTGCTGCCCGGCCTGCTGAAACCCGCGCGGGAGCTGGTCTTCCTCGATGTCGGCCAGGGGGACGCGACGCTCCTCCGAGCCCCCGGCCTGACGGTCCTCGTGGACGGCGGCGGCTCGGTGGGCAGCGACTACGACGTGGGGGGGCGGACGGTCGTCCCCGCCCTGCGTGCCCTGGGCGTCCGCTCGCTGGGGGTCGTGGTCGCCACCCACGCCGACACCGACCATATCGAGGGGTTGCCCAGCGTCCTGCGTGCCCTCCCCGTCGGCGAACTCTGGATCGGGCAGCGCAAGCAAGGCGACCCCGTGCTGCGCGATCTCCTCACCGTCGCCCGCGAGGAGGGCGTGCCCGTGCGCGAGGTCCGGCGCGGCGATACGGTCACGGCGAGCGGCGTCACCCTCACCGTCCTGTGGCCCGCCGGGCAGGGGTGGAGCCCCGAGGACAACGAGAACAGCGTCGCCCTGCGGGTCGAGTCGCGCGGCTTCCGCGCTGCTCTCATCGGCGACCTGCCCACCCCCGTCGAGGCGCGGCTGGGTGTCGGCGACCTCGACCTCCTCAAGGCCGCGCACCACGGCAGCCGCCACAGCACGGGCACAGACATCCTGCGGGAAAGCACCCCCGCCGACGTGCTGCTCAGCGTGGGACGCAACACCTACGGGCACCCGCACCCCGACGTGCTCTCCCGCGTCGGGGAGGTCGGCGCCCGCGTGTGGCGCACCGACCGGCTCGGCACCGTGCGGTGGCCGCTGCCCTGA
- a CDS encoding ComEA family DNA-binding protein: MFSSERSWTLLLTGGVLAVGVLALGPLLFPHARAPTVTHADLSPPVRAQEAAPEYPEAASVKPLISGRLNLNSASVEQLEALPKVGPALAARIVAGRPYRSLADLDRVSGIGPSTLSALTPLVTF; the protein is encoded by the coding sequence GTGTTCAGCTCGGAACGTTCCTGGACGCTTCTTCTCACGGGCGGCGTCCTGGCGGTGGGGGTGCTGGCCCTCGGCCCCCTCCTCTTCCCGCACGCGCGGGCGCCCACCGTCACCCACGCCGACCTGTCGCCCCCGGTCCGGGCCCAGGAGGCGGCCCCCGAGTACCCAGAGGCGGCGAGCGTGAAGCCGCTCATCTCGGGTCGACTCAACCTCAATTCGGCGTCGGTCGAACAGCTCGAAGCCCTGCCCAAGGTCGGCCCCGCCCTCGCCGCCCGGATTGTCGCCGGTCGTCCCTACCGCAGCCTCGCCGACCTCGACCGGGTGAGCGGGATCGGTCCCTCCACCCTCTCGGCCCTCACGCCGCTCGTGACGTTCTGA
- the yedA gene encoding drug/metabolite exporter YedA encodes MTPSAAPASRLTPAVLVCLALVYVVWGSTYFGIKVAIGSLPPLGMLAVRFLVAGAALYVFLRWRGVPAPTRREWRASAAVGLLLLGGGTGLVTLAERDASSSVAALVLAVSPLFAALFARLWGERTSGREWLGIGVGLVGIALLNVGELRATPLAALLLILAPLCWTFGSQWSRHLPLPAGLMGSAAEMVAGGVLLALLSGVFGERWGTPSAASLGALAYLIVFGSLVAYSAYMYLVAHTRPALATSYAYVNPVVAVLLGVGLGGETLTGLGWGAVGVILAGVALVAWPRRRAGPEVAGQT; translated from the coding sequence GTGACCCCCAGCGCCGCCCCGGCCAGCCGCCTCACGCCCGCCGTGCTCGTGTGCCTCGCCCTGGTGTACGTCGTGTGGGGCAGCACCTACTTCGGGATCAAGGTCGCCATCGGGAGCCTGCCGCCGCTGGGGATGCTCGCCGTCCGCTTCCTGGTGGCGGGGGCGGCGCTCTACGTCTTCTTGCGCTGGCGGGGGGTGCCCGCCCCGACGCGGCGGGAGTGGAGGGCCAGCGCCGCCGTCGGCCTGCTGCTGCTGGGCGGCGGGACGGGGCTGGTGACGCTGGCCGAACGGGACGCGAGCAGCAGCGTGGCGGCGCTCGTGCTGGCGGTCTCTCCCCTCTTCGCGGCGCTCTTCGCCCGGCTGTGGGGCGAGCGGACCAGCGGGCGCGAGTGGCTGGGGATCGGGGTGGGGCTCGTCGGGATCGCGCTGCTGAACGTGGGCGAGCTGCGCGCGACCCCCCTCGCCGCGCTGCTCCTGATCCTCGCGCCGCTGTGCTGGACGTTCGGCAGCCAGTGGTCGCGTCACCTGCCGCTGCCCGCCGGGCTGATGGGCAGCGCCGCCGAGATGGTCGCGGGCGGGGTGCTGCTGGCCCTGCTGAGCGGCGTGTTCGGGGAGCGCTGGGGCACGCCGAGCGCCGCGAGCCTGGGGGCGCTGGCGTACCTGATCGTCTTCGGCAGCCTCGTCGCGTACAGCGCCTATATGTACCTCGTCGCGCACACCCGCCCGGCCCTCGCCACGAGCTACGCCTACGTCAACCCGGTCGTGGCGGTTCTCCTGGGGGTGGGGCTGGGCGGCGAGACCCTGACCGGGCTGGGCTGGGGCGCCGTGGGGGTGATCCTGGCGGGGGTGGCGCTCGTCGCGTGGCCCCGGCGGCGGGCCGGGCCGGAGGTGGCCGGGCAGACCTGA
- a CDS encoding DNA glycosylase AlkZ-like family protein yields the protein MPDHPAPLTPAGLRALALRTLGPRTSLQSALGRMGFVQADPIRAPARAQDLTLMQRVRGYRAGDLERLYPTLDAEEDLLPNYGFVTRAVQALLHPREVGESPLEREQPELLDAVRAVVSGRSDVHPREVAAELGRGRVVNAWGGQSAATTRALDLLHRRGEVRVTRRAGGVRLYGPAPHLAALRAAPLPTPERVRGTVHLLAALYGPLPEASLGYLVTLSRFGLPHLHGELRAALKTAVREELTGARVDGLRYVWPADWDAEALPTPRGVRIVGPFDPLVWDRRRFAHLHGWTYRFEAYTPPPKRQFGYYALPFFQAERAVGWANLRVEGGELRAEVKLIPGVRETAALGRGLEAELGRFRVFLGLEDPGQVGEIATASFPE from the coding sequence ATGCCCGACCACCCCGCCCCCCTCACCCCCGCCGGGCTGAGGGCCCTCGCGCTGCGGACCCTCGGCCCGCGCACGTCGCTGCAATCGGCCCTGGGCCGGATGGGCTTCGTGCAGGCCGACCCCATCCGCGCCCCCGCGCGCGCACAGGACCTGACGCTGATGCAGCGGGTACGCGGCTACCGGGCGGGCGACCTCGAACGCCTGTACCCGACCCTCGACGCCGAGGAGGACCTGCTGCCCAACTACGGCTTCGTCACGCGGGCGGTGCAGGCCCTCCTCCACCCGCGCGAGGTCGGCGAGAGTCCCCTGGAGCGCGAGCAGCCCGAGCTGCTGGACGCGGTGCGGGCGGTCGTGTCCGGGCGGTCGGACGTTCACCCCCGTGAGGTGGCCGCCGAGCTGGGGCGGGGCCGGGTGGTCAACGCCTGGGGCGGGCAGTCGGCGGCGACGACGCGGGCGCTCGACCTCCTGCACCGCCGGGGCGAGGTGCGAGTGACCCGCCGGGCGGGCGGGGTGCGGCTGTACGGCCCGGCGCCCCACCTCGCGGCCCTGCGGGCGGCCCCGCTCCCCACCCCCGAGCGCGTGCGGGGAACGGTCCACCTCCTCGCGGCGCTCTACGGGCCCTTGCCGGAAGCGAGCCTGGGGTACCTCGTCACCCTCTCGCGCTTCGGGCTGCCGCACCTGCACGGCGAGCTGCGCGCGGCCCTGAAAACCGCCGTGCGGGAGGAGCTGACGGGCGCGCGGGTGGACGGCCTGCGCTACGTGTGGCCCGCCGATTGGGACGCGGAGGCCCTGCCCACGCCGCGCGGCGTGCGGATCGTGGGGCCCTTCGATCCCCTGGTGTGGGACCGCCGCCGCTTCGCCCACCTGCACGGCTGGACGTACCGGTTCGAGGCGTACACGCCGCCCCCGAAACGGCAGTTCGGCTATTACGCCCTTCCCTTCTTTCAGGCCGAGCGCGCGGTGGGCTGGGCGAATCTGAGGGTGGAGGGGGGCGAGTTGCGTGCGGAGGTGAAGCTCATCCCCGGTGTGCGCGAGACGGCGGCGCTGGGGCGGGGGCTGGAGGCGGAGCTGGGCCGCTTCCGGGTCTTCCTGGGGCTGGAGGACCCCGGGCAGGTCGGGGAGATTGCCACCGCTTCCTTCCCCGAGTGA
- a CDS encoding phosphotransferase family protein, with protein sequence MRLGPTLADWRDALRGDGPAVSSRVWPAGLRAAFPGPRRALEAWEGEGAAFARYATGHGPLFLKYLPAGWRDGRAYRRLAREEAYLRDFAPRSPVPHAPLLHAALDPDGLRAHLVTRDLTDATTGWGAFGTDAEREAALLEVARLLARHHAFWLDHSGLTGEWGWDAGRAVRHARRVAADPDPGWAPAEVEAVREAARLLPALLGATRGVTLAHGDLHAGQVLWPREGGPPILIDYGQAHGSVLGEDLAHLIHVRLDAPDRARLGPALREAYRAELTAHGQPRTPAQLEDEERAGLALNVLATARQARRSGGDGVREALGRVVGAWAQETTPRERRSS encoded by the coding sequence TTGAGGCTGGGGCCTACCCTCGCGGACTGGCGGGACGCCCTGCGGGGGGACGGTCCCGCCGTCTCGTCCCGGGTGTGGCCCGCCGGGCTGCGGGCGGCCTTTCCCGGCCCGCGCCGCGCCCTTGAGGCCTGGGAGGGGGAGGGGGCCGCCTTCGCGCGCTACGCGACCGGGCACGGCCCCCTCTTCCTGAAGTACCTCCCGGCGGGGTGGCGGGACGGGCGGGCCTACCGCCGTCTGGCGCGCGAGGAAGCTTACCTGCGCGACTTCGCCCCCCGCTCGCCCGTGCCGCACGCGCCGCTGCTCCACGCGGCCCTCGATCCGGACGGCCTGCGGGCGCACCTCGTCACCCGCGACCTGACGGACGCGACGACCGGGTGGGGGGCGTTCGGGACCGACGCGGAACGCGAGGCGGCGCTGCTGGAGGTCGCCCGGCTCCTCGCCCGGCACCACGCCTTCTGGCTGGACCATTCGGGACTCACCGGAGAGTGGGGCTGGGACGCGGGCCGGGCCGTGCGGCACGCCCGGAGGGTCGCCGCCGACCCGGACCCCGGTTGGGCGCCCGCCGAGGTGGAGGCCGTCCGGGAAGCCGCCCGCCTTCTCCCCGCCCTGCTCGGCGCCACGCGCGGGGTGACCCTCGCCCACGGCGACCTCCACGCGGGGCAGGTCCTCTGGCCGCGGGAGGGTGGCCCGCCCATCCTGATCGACTACGGGCAGGCGCACGGCTCCGTGCTCGGGGAGGACCTCGCGCATCTGATCCACGTGCGGCTGGACGCGCCGGACCGCGCCCGCCTGGGGCCCGCCCTGCGGGAGGCGTACCGGGCCGAACTCACCGCGCACGGTCAGCCCCGCACGCCCGCGCAGCTCGAAGACGAGGAGCGGGCGGGGCTCGCCCTGAACGTGCTCGCCACGGCCCGGCAGGCGCGCAGGTCGGGCGGGGACGGGGTGCGGGAGGCGCTGGGGCGTGTGGTCGGTGCGTGGGCGCAGGAGACGACACCCCGGGAACGTCGCTCCTCCTAG
- the glmM gene encoding phosphoglucosamine mutase, giving the protein MSERKYFGTDGVRAVAGEFPLTPAWVMGLGAAAGEVLRRQTPHPSVVIGKDTRQSGDMLEAALAAGLTGRGVNVIHVGVLPTPGVSYLTRHLGADAGVVISASHNPYEDNGIKFFGKGGEKLSDATEHEIEAAVDETASLPPVTGVALGSVTNYTEAERLYVGYLRSHAPDLTGLRVAMDCANGAAYRVGPRVFQAAGADVFAVYTTPDGRNINRGCGSTHLGHLRQIVRDGDYDLGVAFDGDADRALLVDSRGNVVQGDHMLLLNARARGDRGVVTTIMANMALEVKLREAGIPLERTAVGDRYVHERLHERGLTLGGEQSGHVLFLDHSPTGDGVLTSLLTLAAMKGLGTTLDELHDELVMFPQTLVNVRVGDKKAIARDEAVQAAVQQAEARLNGRGRVNLRPSGTENLIRVMVEGPDEAEIHEVAGALASVVEERGKVGV; this is encoded by the coding sequence ATGAGCGAGCGCAAGTACTTCGGAACGGACGGCGTGCGGGCCGTGGCGGGCGAGTTTCCGCTGACCCCCGCCTGGGTGATGGGCCTCGGGGCGGCGGCGGGCGAGGTGCTGAGGCGGCAGACCCCGCACCCCAGCGTGGTGATCGGCAAGGACACCCGGCAAAGCGGCGACATGCTGGAGGCGGCCCTCGCGGCGGGGCTGACGGGCCGGGGCGTGAACGTGATCCACGTCGGCGTGCTGCCCACCCCGGGGGTGAGCTACCTCACCCGCCACCTCGGCGCGGACGCGGGCGTGGTGATCAGCGCCTCGCACAACCCCTACGAGGACAACGGGATCAAGTTCTTCGGCAAGGGCGGGGAAAAACTCAGCGACGCCACCGAACACGAGATCGAGGCCGCCGTGGACGAGACGGCCAGCCTGCCCCCCGTGACGGGCGTGGCCCTCGGCTCGGTGACGAACTACACCGAGGCCGAGCGGCTGTATGTCGGATACCTGCGCTCGCACGCGCCCGACCTGACGGGACTGCGGGTGGCGATGGACTGCGCGAACGGGGCGGCGTACCGGGTCGGCCCCCGGGTCTTCCAGGCGGCGGGGGCGGACGTGTTCGCCGTCTACACCACCCCCGACGGGCGCAACATCAACCGGGGCTGCGGCAGCACGCACCTGGGGCACCTGCGGCAGATCGTGCGGGACGGTGACTACGACCTCGGCGTGGCCTTCGACGGGGACGCCGACCGGGCCCTCCTCGTGGACTCGCGCGGGAACGTGGTGCAGGGCGACCACATGCTGCTCCTGAACGCCCGCGCCCGGGGAGACCGGGGCGTCGTCACCACGATCATGGCGAACATGGCGCTGGAGGTGAAGCTGCGCGAGGCGGGCATCCCTCTGGAGCGCACCGCCGTCGGCGACCGTTACGTCCACGAGCGGCTGCACGAGCGCGGCCTCACCCTGGGCGGCGAGCAGAGCGGGCACGTCCTCTTCCTCGACCACAGCCCCACCGGCGACGGGGTGCTGACCTCGCTGCTGACCCTCGCCGCGATGAAGGGGCTCGGCACGACGCTCGACGAACTGCACGACGAGCTGGTGATGTTCCCGCAGACCCTGGTGAACGTCCGCGTCGGCGACAAAAAGGCCATCGCCCGCGACGAGGCGGTGCAGGCCGCCGTGCAGCAGGCCGAGGCCCGCCTGAATGGCCGGGGCCGCGTCAACCTCCGTCCCAGCGGCACCGAGAACCTGATCCGCGTGATGGTCGAGGGCCCCGACGAGGCCGAGATCCACGAGGTCGCGGGGGCACTGGCGAGCGTGGTGGAGGAACGGGGCAAGGTCGGGGTGTAG